The following DNA comes from Rhodanobacteraceae bacterium.
CGTGCGCTTCGACGGCAACGCCGCCGTTTTGTTGAACAACAAGCTTGAGCCGATCGGCACTCGCATCTTTGGACCCGTGACCCGTGAATTGCGGTCGGAACGGTTCATGAAGATCGTGTCGCTTGCTCCTGAAGTGCTTTGAGGGGTTGGTTATGAACCGTATTCGTAAAGGCGATCAGGTTGTGGTGATCGCTGGCAAGGACAAAGGCCGCAAGGGCGCAGTCACGCGCGTCACGGCGGAAGGTCGCGTCTATGTTGAGAACGTGAACATCGTCAAGCGTCACACCAAGGCGAATCCCCAGGCCAACCAGCCGGGCGGAATCATCGAACGTGAGGCTGCAGTCGACGCGTCCAACGTGATGCTGCTGAATCCCAAGACCCAAAAGGGCGACAAGGTCGGTTTCAAGACCGTCAAGAACGACGCCGGTGTGGAGCACAAGGTCCGCGTGTACCGCTCCACGGGCGAAGTCATCGATATAGTTTGAGAGGCTGACCGTGAGCGCGAGACTCGAATCGTTTTACCGTGAGACTGTAGTACCGAAACTGGTTGAGAAGTTCGGCTACAGCAACCCGATGCAGGTGCCGCGTCTGGTCAAGATCACGCTCAACATGGGCGTGGGCGAAGCTGTCGGCAACAAGAAGATTCTTGAGAATGCTGTCGAGGACATGACCAAGATCTCTGGCCAGAAGCCAGTGACCACCTTGGCCAAGAAATCCATCGCGGCCTTCAAGATTCGCGACGGCTGGCCGATTGGCTGCAAGGTGACCCTGCGTCGTCGTCAGATGCTCGAGTTTCTCGATCGCCTGGTCAATGTTTCACTCCCGCGTGTACGCGATTTTCGCGGCCTCTCGGGCCGGGCCTTCGACGGGCGCGGCAATTACAATTTTGGTGTGAAAGAGCAGATCATCTTCCCCGAAATCGATTTCGACCAGGTCGATGCGATTCGCGGTATGGACATCTGTGTCACCACCACGGCCAAGACCGACCAGGAGGCGAAAGCGCTTCTGGAGGCATTTGGCTTCCCGTTCCGTAACTGATCGCGCTGTTCAGGAGATATCCCGTGGCGAAAACGTCGATGGTGAATCGCGAGATCAAGCGCGAGAAGTTGGCCAAGCGGTACGGTGCTAAGCGCATCGAACTCAAGGCCGTCATTTCGAGCCTGACCGCGTCGTATGAAGAGAAGATGGAAGCACAGGCCAAGCTGCAGAAGCTGCCGCGTGACTCCAGTCCGTGCCGTCAGCGCAGTCGTTGCGCTCTGTCGGGTCGTCCGCGTGGTTTCTACCGCAAGTTCGGCTTGGGTCGAAACAAACTCCGCGAAGCCACCATGCGTGGCGACGTCCCGGGTCTGCGCAAGGCCAGCTGGTAAGAATTCAGGAATCAGGTAATCGTCATGAGCATGACCGATCCAATTGCCGACATGTTGACGCGCATCCGCAATGCGCAAGCCATGGGCAAGGCAAGTGTGCAGATGCCGGCTTCGCGGGTGAAACTCGCGATCGCCGAATTGTTGAAAGACGAGGGCTACGTCGAAGACGTGGTGGTCTCGGAAGCGGGCGTGGGCAAGCGGGTGCTGGGCTTGAAGCTCAAGTACTACCTTGGCCGGCCGGTGATCGAGAAGATCGAGCGAATCAGCCGACCTGGCCTGCGCAAGTATCGTGGCAAGGATGGTCTGCCGACGATCCTGGGCGGACTGGGCATCGCCATTGTGTCGACCTCCAAGGGTCTGATGACCGACGCCAAGGCCCGTTCCGAAGGGCTGGGCGGCGAAGTCTTGTGCCTGGTCGCGTGATCCTAGGAGTTCATCATGTCACGTGTAGCTAAAAAGCCAATTTCCCTGCCCAAGGGCGTCGAGATGTCGATGGCCGCGGGTTCCATCAGCGTCAAGGGACCGAAGGGCACCTTGTCGATCGCGCAGCCGGCCGGTGTCAGTGTCAATGTGGATGGCGGCCAGGTCAACGTCAGTCCTGCGGATCTGGCGAACGACGCCATGGCTGGCACCGTCCGTGCGCTGCTGGCGAATCTGGTGACCGGTGTGTCTGCCGGTTATGAGCGCAAGCTTGAACTGGTCGGTGTTGGCTATCGCGCCGCCATGCAGGGTCGCGATGTCAATCTGACCCTGGGCTTCTCGCACCCGGTGCTGTTCAAGGTGCCCGAGGGCGTCAGCGTCGAGACGCCGACTCAGACAGAAATTCTGATCAAGGGCGCCGACAAGCAGGCTGTGGGTCAGGTTGCTGCGAAGATCCGCGCGTTCCGTCCGCCTGAGCCCTACAAGGGCAAGGGTGTGCGTTACAGCGGCGAGAAGATCACGCTCAAGGAAGCGAAGAAGGCCTGATTTCGGTCTGGGCCCGGTTTCATGCAAGGACATTAATAGTCATGGCCAAAGTGGACAAGAAAGAAGCGCGACTGCGCAGAGCGCAATCGACACGGCATCGGATTCGGGAACTGATGGTTCCACGGCTGACCGTACACCGCAGTGGGCAGCATATTTACGCCCAGGTTTTCGCGGCTGGCGGCTCCGGTGTGTTGGCGGCAGCGTCAACCTTGGAAAAGGAGGTCCGTGAGGGCCTGACCGGAACCAAGAACAAGGCTGCAGCGGCTGCGGTCGGCAAGGCGATTGCCAAGCTGGCTTTGGCGGCGGGAGTAGACCGAGTTGCGTTTGATCGTTCGGGGTTTAAGTACCACGGACGTATCCAGGCGCTGGCCGACGCGGCTCGCGAGGGCGGCCTCCAGTTCTGAGGACGGCTTTGCCGCCCCCTCGATCTCTATAGGTGAGTAGCATGTCTAACGATAACGAAAGTAGTGATGGCCTGCTGGAAAAGCTGGTTGCGGTCAACCGCGTGGCCAAGGTGGTCAAGGGCGGTCGGCAGTTCGGCTTTACGGCACTGACCGTGGTTGGCGACGGTAACGGTCGCGTCGGAATCGGCTACGGCAAGGCGCGAGAAGTGCCCGCCGCAATCTCCAAGGCCATGGACCGCGCTCGTCGCAACATGGTCAAGGTGAGCCTGAATGCAGGCACCTTGTGGTATCCGGCTCAGGGTGTCCATGGTGCGGCCAAGGTGTACATGCAGCCTGCTTCCGAAGGTACCGGCGTTATTGCCGGCGGCGCCATGCGCGCAGTCTTCGAGGTGGTCGGCGTACAGAACGTGTTGGCGAAGTCCTTCGGTTCGCGTAATCCGATCAATCTGGTGCGCGCCACCATCAAGGGTCTGGCGCGGATGGCAGCTCCGGCTGACTACGCTGCCAAGCGCGGCAAGAGTCTGGAAGAGTTGACGGGGAAGTCGCATGAGCAGTGAAAACAATGCAACGGTTCGCGTCCGCCTGGTGAAGAGCCCGAACAGCACGCCGGCGCGTCATCGCCTGTGCGTCAAGGCTCTGGGACTGAAGCGCATGAATCACGTCGTCGAACTGAAGGACAGCCCCTGCGTTCGCGGCCTGATAGAAAAGGTCAATTACCTGGTTCGTGTCGAAAGCTGACGCTGTCGAACGAGTGGAGATGTATCCGTGAGACTTAATACGATCAAGCCCGCCGAGGGCAGCAAGAAGGAAGCCCGCCGCGTCGGGCGCGGCATCGGCTCGACCCTGGGCAAGACCTGCGGTCGCGGTCACAAGGGCCAGTTCGCACGCGCCGGCAAGGGCAAGGTGAAGGCTGGCTTCGAGGGTGGTCAGATGCCCTTGCAGCGTCGCCTGCCGAAAATCGGATTCCGCTCGAAGATGTCTGCCGATGCGGCCGAAGTCATGCTCTACCGTGTGGACAAGGTCGAAGGCGATCTGGTTGACCTTGCCACGCTGAAAGCGGCCGGCATGGTCGGTTCCAATGCCAAGCGCGTGAAGATTGTCAAGCAGGGCGAAATCACTCGCGCGGTCAACGTGCGCGGAATTGCCTGTACCGAGGGTGCCAAGGCGGCAATCCTCGCAGCCGGCGGATCGGTGGAGTAAGACTCTTGGCCAAGGCGTCGAACAGTTCAGCCTCAGCGATGGGCGGGCTCGGAAAGATGACCGAGCTGCGCTCGCGTCTGCTTTTCGTTCTCGGTGCGCTGATCGTCTTCCGGGCGGGCAGCTTCATTCCCGTGCCGGGCGTGAATCCCGAGGCCCTGCTGCAGTTGATGCAGTCGCAGCGCGGGACCATCATCGACGTGTTCAACATGTTTTCGGGCGGCGCGCTAGCGCGCTTCTCGGTTTTCGCCCTCGGCGTCATGCCTTATATCTCCGCGTCGATCGTGGTTCAGATTCTGGCGACGGCCCTGCCGTCGTTGCAGGCACTGAAGAAGGAAGGTGAGGCCGGTCGACGCACGCTGACGAAATACACCCGATGGGGCACCCTGGGTCTGTCCATTTTCCAGGGCTTCGGCGTGGCCTTCGCCTTGCAGCAGCAGGGCGGCAGCGTGGTGATCTCGCCTGGCGTCGGCTTCCTGGTGACGGCGGTGATCAGTCTGACGGCTGGCACGATGTATCTGATGTGGCTTGGTGAGCAAGTGACCGAGCGCGGTATCGGGAACGGTATCTCGATCCTCATCTTCGCCGGCATCGTGGCCGGTTTCCCGGGTGCGATTGCGACGACGCTGGAATTGGCCAGCACCGGCCAGCTCCAGTTCCTGTCGATCATTCTGGTCTTGGGCATTGTGGTCGTGGTGACGGCGTTCGTGGTGTTCATGGAGCGAGCGCAGCGACGTATCACCGTGAATTACGCGCGTCGAATGTCGGGGCGGCAGGCTTATCAGAACCAGTCCTCGCATCTGCCTCTGAAGCTGAATATGTCGGGCGTGATTCCGCCGATCTTTGCGTCAAGCCTGATCCTGTTTCCGGCGACTGCTGCAACCTGGTTCGGAACTGGAGAGGGCTCGCGCTGGCTGCAACGTGTTGCGGCCATGCTGGGTCCGGAGCAGCCGCTGCACATGCTGATCTACTCGGCACTGATCTTCTTCTTCGCCTTCTTCTACACAGCGTTGGTCTTCAATGCGCAGGAGACGGCTGACAATCTGAAGAAGTCCGGCGCCTTGATCCCGGGCATTCGCCCCGGTAAGGCAACGGCCGAATACATTGACGGCGTGCTGACGCGTCTGACGGCAGTCGGTGCCCTTTACTTGGTCGCGGTCTGCCTGCTCCCGGAGATCATGCGGATCTATTTCGATGTGCCGTTCTACTTCGGTGGAACGTCATTGTTGATCGTGGTGGTTGTAGTGATGGACTTCATGGCGCAGATTCAGGCGCATCTGATGTCGCACCAGTACGACAGTCTGTTGAAGAAAGCGAACCTCAAGAACGTCGGGCGTGGCGGCTTGCTGAAGTAAAGCTGTCCGTCAGCCCGGAATCAGAAGAAACTTGCGCATCGCTGGTAGGAAGCTGCTACAATAGGCGGTTCCACCAGTCGCGCTCTTGAAGTGGAGAGTACTCATGGCACGTATCGCGGGAGTCAATATCCCGGTCAACAAGCATGCGTGGATCGGCTTGACCAGTATCTACGGGATCGGGCGTAGCAGTGCACGCAAGATCTGCGCGGGCGCTGGTGTCGACCCGGCCACCAAGGTCAAGAGCCTCAGCGAGGCCGAGGTCGAGCGTTTGCGTGCCGAGATCGGCAAGTTCACCGTCGAAGGTGATCTGCGTCGTGAAGTGGCGATGAGCGTCAAGCGGTTGATTGATCTGGGCTGCTACCGCGGCCTGCGTCATCGCAAGGGCCTGCCGATCCGCGGCCAGCGTACCCGCACCAACGCGCGCACCCGCAAGGGCCCGCGTAAGCAGATCAAGAAGTAAGAAACTTCAAACGGAATTAGAATATGAGCAAGGCGTCTGCCTCGGCTGGTAAAGCCAAGAAGAAAATCAAGCGCTCGGTGTCGGATGGCATCGCGCACGTCCAGGCTTCATTCAACAACACGGTGATCACGATCACCGACCGTCAGGGCAATGCCCTGAGCTGGGCGACTTCAGGTGGCGCCGGTTTCCGCGGGTCTCGCAAGAGTACCCCGTTCGCGGCCCAGGTTGCTGCAGAGAAGGCTGGCAAGGTGGCGCTGGAATACGGCGTAAAGGCACTGGAAGTGCGGATCAAGGGCCCGGGTCCGGGTCGTGAGTCTGCCGTTCGTGCGCTGAATGCGCTTGGTCTGAAGGTGACGAACATTTTGGATGTGACGCCGATTCCGCACAACGGCTGCCGTCCGCCGAAGCGCCGTCGCGTGTAATCAAGGAGGATTGACGTCATGGCTCGTTATACTGGACCCACCTGCAAACTGGCTCGCCGGGAAGGCACCGACCTTTTCCTGAAGAGCCCGGCTCGCCCGATCGACAAGAAGTGCAAGATCGAGCAGAAGCCTGGTCAGCACGGCACCGCCAAGAAGGCCAAGAATTCTGACTACTCGCTGCAGTTGCGCGAAAAGCAGAAGGTCAAGCGTATCTATGGTGTGCTGGAGCGCCAGTTTCGTCGTTACTACTTTGAGGCAAATCGCCGTCGCGGTGCGACCGGTGAGAACCTGCTGCAGTTGCTGGAATCGCGACTGGACAATGTCGTCTATCGCCTCGGTTTCGCGGTGACCCGCGCTCAGGCACGGCAAATGGTTTCCCATCGCGGCGTCAAGGTCAACGGCAAGATCGTCAACCTGGCCTCCTATCAGGTCAAGGTCGGCGACATCGTCGCCCTGGCGGATCGTGCCAAGGAGCAGCTCCGCGTCAAGGAAGCTCTGACCCTGAGTCAGGAAATGGATCTGACCCCCAGCTGGCTGGAAATCGATGCAGCCAAGGCCGAGGGTGTGTTCAAGCAGGTTCCTGACCGCAGTGATTTGTCCGCCGACATCAATGAGAATTTGATCGTCGAGCTCTATTCCAAGTAATCCTGCGAGGTTTATTCATGACGTCTGCAACCAGTTTGCTGCGTCCCCACAATCTGGTGGTCGAGAATGCCGGTGATCGGCGTGCACGAGTAGTACTCGAGCCGCTGGAGCGGGGATTTGGCCATACTTTGGGTAACGCGCTTCGTCGCGTGTTGCTGTCCTCCATTCCTGGGGCAGCGGTGACTGAAGTCGAGATTGACGGGGTCCTG
Coding sequences within:
- the rplX gene encoding 50S ribosomal protein L24, coding for MNRIRKGDQVVVIAGKDKGRKGAVTRVTAEGRVYVENVNIVKRHTKANPQANQPGGIIEREAAVDASNVMLLNPKTQKGDKVGFKTVKNDAGVEHKVRVYRSTGEVIDIV
- the rplE gene encoding 50S ribosomal protein L5 translates to MSARLESFYRETVVPKLVEKFGYSNPMQVPRLVKITLNMGVGEAVGNKKILENAVEDMTKISGQKPVTTLAKKSIAAFKIRDGWPIGCKVTLRRRQMLEFLDRLVNVSLPRVRDFRGLSGRAFDGRGNYNFGVKEQIIFPEIDFDQVDAIRGMDICVTTTAKTDQEAKALLEAFGFPFRN
- the rpsN gene encoding 30S ribosomal protein S14, with amino-acid sequence MAKTSMVNREIKREKLAKRYGAKRIELKAVISSLTASYEEKMEAQAKLQKLPRDSSPCRQRSRCALSGRPRGFYRKFGLGRNKLREATMRGDVPGLRKASW
- the rpsH gene encoding 30S ribosomal protein S8, whose translation is MSMTDPIADMLTRIRNAQAMGKASVQMPASRVKLAIAELLKDEGYVEDVVVSEAGVGKRVLGLKLKYYLGRPVIEKIERISRPGLRKYRGKDGLPTILGGLGIAIVSTSKGLMTDAKARSEGLGGEVLCLVA
- the rplF gene encoding 50S ribosomal protein L6, whose translation is MSRVAKKPISLPKGVEMSMAAGSISVKGPKGTLSIAQPAGVSVNVDGGQVNVSPADLANDAMAGTVRALLANLVTGVSAGYERKLELVGVGYRAAMQGRDVNLTLGFSHPVLFKVPEGVSVETPTQTEILIKGADKQAVGQVAAKIRAFRPPEPYKGKGVRYSGEKITLKEAKKA
- the rplR gene encoding 50S ribosomal protein L18; this translates as MDKKEARLRRAQSTRHRIRELMVPRLTVHRSGQHIYAQVFAAGGSGVLAAASTLEKEVREGLTGTKNKAAAAAVGKAIAKLALAAGVDRVAFDRSGFKYHGRIQALADAAREGGLQF
- the rpsE gene encoding 30S ribosomal protein S5, with protein sequence MSNDNESSDGLLEKLVAVNRVAKVVKGGRQFGFTALTVVGDGNGRVGIGYGKAREVPAAISKAMDRARRNMVKVSLNAGTLWYPAQGVHGAAKVYMQPASEGTGVIAGGAMRAVFEVVGVQNVLAKSFGSRNPINLVRATIKGLARMAAPADYAAKRGKSLEELTGKSHEQ
- the rpmD gene encoding 50S ribosomal protein L30 gives rise to the protein MSSENNATVRVRLVKSPNSTPARHRLCVKALGLKRMNHVVELKDSPCVRGLIEKVNYLVRVES
- the rplO gene encoding 50S ribosomal protein L15 yields the protein MRLNTIKPAEGSKKEARRVGRGIGSTLGKTCGRGHKGQFARAGKGKVKAGFEGGQMPLQRRLPKIGFRSKMSADAAEVMLYRVDKVEGDLVDLATLKAAGMVGSNAKRVKIVKQGEITRAVNVRGIACTEGAKAAILAAGGSVE
- the secY gene encoding preprotein translocase subunit SecY — encoded protein: MGGLGKMTELRSRLLFVLGALIVFRAGSFIPVPGVNPEALLQLMQSQRGTIIDVFNMFSGGALARFSVFALGVMPYISASIVVQILATALPSLQALKKEGEAGRRTLTKYTRWGTLGLSIFQGFGVAFALQQQGGSVVISPGVGFLVTAVISLTAGTMYLMWLGEQVTERGIGNGISILIFAGIVAGFPGAIATTLELASTGQLQFLSIILVLGIVVVVTAFVVFMERAQRRITVNYARRMSGRQAYQNQSSHLPLKLNMSGVIPPIFASSLILFPATAATWFGTGEGSRWLQRVAAMLGPEQPLHMLIYSALIFFFAFFYTALVFNAQETADNLKKSGALIPGIRPGKATAEYIDGVLTRLTAVGALYLVAVCLLPEIMRIYFDVPFYFGGTSLLIVVVVVMDFMAQIQAHLMSHQYDSLLKKANLKNVGRGGLLK
- the rpsM gene encoding 30S ribosomal protein S13; this translates as MARIAGVNIPVNKHAWIGLTSIYGIGRSSARKICAGAGVDPATKVKSLSEAEVERLRAEIGKFTVEGDLRREVAMSVKRLIDLGCYRGLRHRKGLPIRGQRTRTNARTRKGPRKQIKK
- the rpsK gene encoding 30S ribosomal protein S11 encodes the protein MSKASASAGKAKKKIKRSVSDGIAHVQASFNNTVITITDRQGNALSWATSGGAGFRGSRKSTPFAAQVAAEKAGKVALEYGVKALEVRIKGPGPGRESAVRALNALGLKVTNILDVTPIPHNGCRPPKRRRV
- the rpsD gene encoding 30S ribosomal protein S4, producing MARYTGPTCKLARREGTDLFLKSPARPIDKKCKIEQKPGQHGTAKKAKNSDYSLQLREKQKVKRIYGVLERQFRRYYFEANRRRGATGENLLQLLESRLDNVVYRLGFAVTRAQARQMVSHRGVKVNGKIVNLASYQVKVGDIVALADRAKEQLRVKEALTLSQEMDLTPSWLEIDAAKAEGVFKQVPDRSDLSADINENLIVELYSK